The Methanococcoides methylutens MM1 genome has a window encoding:
- the mcrA gene encoding coenzyme-B sulfoethylthiotransferase subunit alpha, whose amino-acid sequence MADDRKRLFQKELEVKFTKEHGDNKMEGGEITDKKVTYYRLGVDQNPRKVEMKKAGQEMAKARGLVGYNPMMHCGGIPLGQRAITPSFVSGTDIMVETDDLHYVNNAAMQQMWDDIRRTTIVGMDMAHETLEKRLGIEVTPETINHYLEVLNHALPGGAVVQEHMVETHPALVDDCYVKIFTGDDELADEIDDQFLIDINKQFPEDQAEALKAAIGKTTWQAAHIPTVVSRTTDGAQTSRWMAMQVGMSFIAAYNMCAGEAAVADLSYAAKHAGVISMGDMLPARRARGPNEPGGISFGHMADIVQTSRVDAEDPAHVALEVVGAGCMLYDQIWLGSYMSGGVGFTQYATAAYTNNILDDNLYYNVDYINDKYDGAANKGTDNKVKATMDVVKDIATESTIYGLENYEKYPTALEDHFGGSQRATMLSAAAGSATALATGNGNAGLSAWYLSMYIHKEAHGRLGFFGYDLQDQCGATNVFSFQSDEGLPLELRGPNYPNYAMNVGHQGGYTAIASAAHAGRGDAWAVNPLIKVCFADDLLPFDFTAPRKEFGRGAIREFEPAGERSLIIPAK is encoded by the coding sequence ATGGCAGATGATAGAAAGAGACTGTTCCAGAAAGAATTAGAAGTCAAATTCACAAAAGAACACGGCGACAACAAGATGGAAGGCGGAGAGATCACTGACAAGAAAGTGACATACTACCGTCTTGGTGTCGACCAGAACCCAAGAAAAGTCGAGATGAAGAAAGCTGGCCAGGAAATGGCTAAAGCTAGAGGACTCGTTGGTTACAACCCAATGATGCACTGTGGTGGTATCCCACTCGGTCAGAGAGCAATCACACCATCCTTCGTTTCCGGTACTGACATCATGGTAGAGACCGATGACCTCCACTACGTCAACAACGCTGCAATGCAGCAGATGTGGGATGACATCAGAAGAACCACAATCGTCGGTATGGACATGGCTCACGAGACACTCGAGAAGCGTCTCGGTATCGAAGTCACACCAGAAACAATCAACCACTACCTTGAAGTGCTCAACCACGCACTCCCTGGTGGAGCAGTTGTTCAGGAGCACATGGTCGAAACACACCCAGCTCTCGTAGATGACTGTTACGTAAAGATCTTCACCGGTGACGACGAACTTGCAGATGAGATCGATGACCAGTTCCTCATTGACATCAACAAGCAGTTCCCAGAAGACCAGGCAGAAGCACTCAAAGCAGCTATCGGAAAGACAACCTGGCAGGCAGCACACATCCCAACCGTTGTAAGCAGAACAACAGATGGTGCACAGACCTCAAGGTGGATGGCAATGCAGGTCGGTATGTCCTTCATCGCAGCATACAACATGTGTGCTGGTGAAGCAGCAGTAGCTGACCTTTCATACGCAGCAAAGCACGCTGGTGTTATCTCAATGGGTGACATGCTTCCAGCAAGACGTGCACGTGGTCCAAACGAGCCTGGTGGAATTTCCTTCGGTCACATGGCAGATATCGTTCAGACAAGCCGTGTTGACGCAGAAGACCCAGCACACGTAGCTCTCGAGGTAGTAGGTGCAGGATGTATGCTCTACGATCAGATCTGGCTCGGTTCCTACATGTCTGGTGGTGTCGGTTTCACACAGTATGCAACCGCTGCATACACCAACAACATCCTTGACGACAACCTGTACTACAACGTTGACTACATCAACGACAAGTACGACGGTGCAGCAAACAAGGGTACCGACAACAAGGTCAAGGCAACAATGGATGTTGTCAAGGACATCGCAACAGAGTCCACAATCTATGGTCTCGAGAACTACGAGAAGTACCCAACAGCACTCGAAGACCACTTCGGTGGATCCCAGAGAGCAACAATGCTCTCCGCAGCAGCAGGCAGTGCAACAGCACTCGCAACCGGAAACGGAAACGCTGGTCTTTCCGCATGGTACCTTTCAATGTACATCCACAAGGAAGCACACGGACGTCTTGGTTTCTTCGGATACGACCTGCAGGACCAGTGTGGTGCTACAAACGTATTCTCCTTCCAGTCCGACGAAGGTCTGCCTCTTGAGCTCCGTGGTCCAAACTACCCTAACTACGCAATGAACGTAGGTCACCAGGGTGGTTACACCGCAATCGCTTCAGCAGCACACGCTGGACGTGGAGATGCATGGGCAGTCAACCCACTGATCAAGGTCTGCTTCGCAGATGACCTTCTCCCATTCGACTTTACCGCACCAAGGAAAGAGTTTGGAAGAGGCGCAATCAGAGAGTTCGAGCCAGCTGGTGAGAGATCACTCATCATCCCAGCAAAATAA